The Brassica oleracea var. oleracea cultivar TO1000 chromosome C6, BOL, whole genome shotgun sequence genome includes a region encoding these proteins:
- the LOC106299071 gene encoding uncharacterized protein LOC106299071 isoform X1, which produces MDTMKRAWGRIFCNYENIPGDQFRKKSKPSKKPTLSSLNNHSHDAICTHLSTRGRHLCIDTTQMYDCCVRREIKNLLSLAFGDLYNRQCLPLFSLSLCLPHTQFCLSFSLSLFVYSASQHSFPEERKPAMERLNSKLYVENCYIMRENERLRKKAELLNQENQQLLFQLKQKLSKTKNPSGSNNDKNLCPSSSASGQS; this is translated from the exons ATGGATACGATGAAGAGGGCTTGGGGAAGGATCTTTTGCAACTACGAAAATATCCCTGGAGATCAATTTCGAAAGAAAAGCAAGCCAAGCAAGAAACCCACTCTCTCTTCTCTTAATAATCATTCACATGACGCAATATGCACACATCTCTCTACTCGAGGCCGCCATCTATGCATAGACACAACGCAAATGTATGATTGTTGTGTCAGAAGAGAGATAAAGAACCTTCTCTCTCTAGCTTTTGGGGATCTATATAACAGACAGTGTCTCCCTTTGTTCTCTTTGTCCCTCTGCCTTCCACACACACAGTTTTGTCTCTCTTTCTCTCTCTCTCTTTTCGTTTACTCTGCGTCTCAACACTCCTTCCCAGAAG AAAGAAAGCCAGCAATGGAGAGGCTAAACTCGAAGCTATACGTGGAGAACTGTTACATAATGAGAGAGAATGAGAGGCTAAGGAAGAAAGCTGAGCTTCTGAATCAAGAGAACCAACAGCTTTTGTTTCAACTCAAACAGAAACTCTCCAAAACTAAGAACCCTAGTGGATCAAACAATGACAAGAATCTTTGTCCATCAAGCTCTGCTTCTGGACAATCCTGA
- the LOC106299071 gene encoding protein LITTLE ZIPPER 3-like isoform X2 translates to MERLNSKLYVENCYIMRENERLRKKAELLNQENQQLLFQLKQKLSKTKNPSGSNNDKNLCPSSSASGQS, encoded by the coding sequence ATGGAGAGGCTAAACTCGAAGCTATACGTGGAGAACTGTTACATAATGAGAGAGAATGAGAGGCTAAGGAAGAAAGCTGAGCTTCTGAATCAAGAGAACCAACAGCTTTTGTTTCAACTCAAACAGAAACTCTCCAAAACTAAGAACCCTAGTGGATCAAACAATGACAAGAATCTTTGTCCATCAAGCTCTGCTTCTGGACAATCCTGA